The Brassica napus cultivar Da-Ae chromosome C7, Da-Ae, whole genome shotgun sequence genome has a segment encoding these proteins:
- the LOC106356363 gene encoding UDP-glycosyltransferase 72D1-like, which produces MEQPHALLVASPGLGHLIPILELGNRLSSVLNFRVTVLAVTSGSSSLAETEAIRAVVARGTCEVTELPSVDIDYFVEPDATVFTKIVEKMRATKPVVQDAIKLMTQKPTVMIVDFLGTGMMSIADDVGMAKYVYVASHAWFLAVLVYLPVLDKVVEGEYIDIKEPMKIPGCRPVGADDLMETMLDRSNRHYRECVRCGEEIPMTMSDGVLVNTWEELQGNTLAALMEDGELSRVMKVPVYAIGPIVRPNGPTKKPNSIFEWLDKQRERSVLYLCLGSGGTLSLEQTIELACGLELSGQRFMWVLRKPASYLGESSNDDDLVSVGLPEGFLDRTRGMGLVVTQWAPQVEILSHGSIGGFLSHCGWSSVLESLTQGVPIVAWPLYAEQWMNAAFLTEEIGVAIRTSELPSKRVISREEVASLVRKVLGEEDEEGRKVRAKAEEVRVSTERAWTQGGSSHSSLLEWAKRCCLLSFTNNTVSI; this is translated from the coding sequence ATGGAGCAGCCGCACGCGCTTCTAGTCGCTAGCCCTGGCTTAGGCCATCTCATCCCTATCCTCGAACTTGGAAACCGGCTCTCCTCTGTACTCAACTTCCGCGTTACAGTTCTCGCAGTAACCTCCGGTTCCTCCTCCCTGGCCGAAACCGAGGCAATACGCGCAGTTGTTGCTAGAGGGACATGTGAAGTTACAGAATTACCCTCGGTTGATATAGACTACTTCGTTGAGCCAGATGCGACGGTGTTCACTAAAATTGTAGAAAAGATGCGAGCCACAAAGCCCGTGGTTCAAGACGCCATCAAATTAATGACACAAAAACCGACGGTCATGATCGTTGACTTTCTTGGTACAGGAATGATGTCCATTGCCGATGATGTCGGCATGGCTAAGTACGTGTACGTCGCTTCCCACGCGTGGTTCTTGGCAGTGTTGGTGTACTTGCCCGTATTGGATAAGGTTGTGGAAGGGGAATACATTGATATCAAAGAGCCTATGAAAATTCCAGGTTGTAGACCGGTTGGAGCGGATGACCTTATGGAAACAATGCTAGACCGGTCCAACCGACACTACCGAGAGTGTGTACGGTGTGGCGAGGAGATACCTATGACTATGAGCGATGGTGTTTTGGTGAATACTTGGGAGGAACTACAAGGAAATACTCTAGCCGCGCTTATGGAGGACGGAGAATTGAGCCGGGTTATGAAAGTACCGGTTTATGCTATCGGGCCAATTGTTAGGCCTAATGGGCCTACTAAAAAGCCTAATAGTATATTCGAGTGGTTAGACAAACAACGGGAAAGGTCAGTATTGTATTTGTGTTTAGGCAGTGGTGGAACGCTGTCTTTAGAGCAAACGATAGAACTTGCATGTGGATTAGAGTTAAGTGGTCAAAGGTTTATGTGGGTTCTGCGTAAGCCTGCTTCTTACCTAGGTGAAAGCTCGAACGATGATGATCTGGTAAGTGTCGGCCTACCGGAAGGTTTCTTGGATCGCACACGTGGTATGGGTCTTGTGGTCACCCAATGGGCACCACAAGTTGAGATCTTGAGCCATGGATCAATCGGTGGGTTCTTGTCTCATTGCGGCTGGAGCTCTGTGTTAGAGAGTTTAACTCAAGGAGTGCCAATAGTGGCTTGGCCTCTTTACGCAGAGCAATGGATGAATGCTGCATTTCTGACTGAAGAGATCGGTGTAGCCATTCGTACGTCGGAGTTACCGTCAAAGAGAGTGATCAGCCGAGAAGAAGTGGCGTCTTTGGTGAGAAAGGTTTTGGGcgaagaggatgaagaaggaCGGAAGGTAAGGGCTAAAGCTGAGGAAGTGAGGGTTAGCACCGAACGAGCTTGGACTCAAGGTGGGTCGTCTCATAGTTCTCTCCTCGAATGGGCAAAACGATGTTGCCTTCTGTCATTCACAAATAATACAGTGTCAATTTAA
- the LOC106384602 gene encoding meiosis-specific protein ASY2-like: protein MMDTRNLDLSQRILVSESARSYRQEVGGNPAEPQACERDGSGGARDGVPLVNYVPTCYYPGEIFEELPAVAPEFVRSPDVNGQAWENVTETQSTPDSVKKLLRDRRGLGVTFLIPSKSQRPWSPPVGFQCVYESYFQDYTKLWFPIPRLVTSYVRHRGATLSQFLNGSWRSAVALMVMAAEIDVSLSVRVFEELTSISSLDDGLLSIKMRPSYNVIEGHPNNTFDWQRSYFYVKCDDSAFEDPPDEDYRVLWNTLLADHPTSREYPEEFLSSARAVARLAQEHWGNIYWERVRRSIDHISRKDWNSSYLPSANKTKRRILLFTKEEQKKINEARKMRGLTDLSAMMAAQLGLPSAEPSIPSNEMVATDTTDVSPQRRDSSPGAAAAASKKKKSKKRSHDDPSIGDDLETLPEVNDRSEAAEPSTKKRKKKKQQSPEENVANRGTGVARSSAQVGSTVGPPLNLALTDEPQNVSPEVPLQKKRSKQASEQGTTRRQVPSVAAPSNPGALAPGLSTGGAPVVRKTLRIKCVPKSLPPVADLIFQDEYVDAARTKLLCDGVSNFVIEKYDTALKEALAESEKLKKTVAAKSRLFRRKRAEWQGEYDKMAEKRDRAVAQRKAQKKRADAAEEELSVARSTIEALELRKANLMEEMGVKAT from the exons ATGATGGACACTCGGAATTTAGATCTGTCTCAAAGGATTTTGGTCTCCGAGTCAGCGCGCTCATATCGACAAGAAGTAGGAGGAAATCCAGCTGAGCCACAGGCCTGCGAGAGAGACGGTTCGGGCGGTGCGAGAGACGGAGTTCCTCTTGTTAATTACGTGCCGACATGCTATTATCCTGGAGAAATTTTCGAGGAACTCCCGGCAGTAGCCCCCGAGTTCGTGCGCTCCCCAGACGTGAATGGCCAGGCCTGGGAGAACGTTACCGAGACGCAGTCGACCCCTGATAGCGTGAAGAAACTTTTGAGGGATCGTCGCGGACTGGGGGTGACCTTCCTGATTCCTTCGAAAAGCCAGAGGCCTTGGTCGCCACCGGTTGGGTTCCAATGTGTCTATGAATCCTACTTTCAAGATTATACGAAGCTCTGGTTTCCGATTCCTCGATTAGTCACATCGTACGTGAGGCACCGAGGTGCAACGCTAAGCCAATTTCTGAATGGCTCATGGCGTAGCGCGGTTGCCTTGATGGTTATGGCTGCAGAGATCGATGTCTCTCTGAGTGTTCGCGTCTTCGAGGAGTTGACATCCATCAGCTCGTTGGATGACGGCCTTTTGTCGATAAAGATGCGACCAAGTTATAACGTGATAGAGGGACATCCTAATAATACGTTTGATTGGCAGAGGTCTTATTTCTACGTTAAGTGCGACGACTCTGCCTTCGAGGATCCTCCGGATGAAGACTATCGTGTGTTGTGGAACACTCTTCTTG CTGATCACCCGACTTCTCGTGAGTATCCAGAAGAATTCCTTTCGAGCGCTCGTGCTGTCGCGAGACTCGCTCAAGAACATTGGGGGAATATTTATTGGGAGAGGGTTCGCCGTTCCATCGATCACATTTCCAGGA AGGATTGGAATTCAAGTTACCTTCCCTCGGCTAATAAGACTAAGAGACGGATTTTGCTGTTCACCAAGGAAGAGCAGAAGAAGATCAACGAAGCGAGGAAAATGAGGGGCCTTACTGATCTGAGCGCCATGATGGCGGCACAGCTTGGTCTGCCGAGTGCTGAGCCGTCGATACCTTCTAACGAGATGGTGGCTACTGATACGACCGACGTGTCTCCCCAACGTCGCGACTCCTCGCCCGGCGCTGCCGCCGCTGCctctaagaagaagaaaagcaagAAGAGGTCTCACGATGATCCGTCCATTGGCGATGATCTTGAGACTCTGCCAGAAGTAAATGATCGTTCTGAGGCCGCCGAGCCGTCcacgaagaagagaaagaagaagaaacagcaATCTCCGGAGGAGAATGTCGCAAACCGAGGTACTGGAGTTGCCCGTTCCTCTGCTCAGGTTGGCTCGACTGTCGGGCCGCCTCTCAATTTGGCTCTAACAGATGAGCCTCAGAACGTCTCGCCCGAGGTTCCGCTCCAGAAGAAAAGGTCGAAGCAAGCGAGCGAGCAGGGAACGACCAGACGACAGGTTCCTTCTGTTGCTGCTCCATCGAACCCTGGGGCGTTGGCTCCCGGTTTGTCGACTGGTGGTGCTCCGGTTGTCAGGAAGACTCTGAGG ATCAAATGCGTCCCGAAGTCTCTTCCGCCGGTTGCTGACTTGATCTTCCAGGATGAGTACGTTGATGCTGCTCGTACCAAGTTGCTG TGTGACGGGGTTTCGAACTTCGTCATCGAGAAATACGACACTGCGCTGAAGGAAGCGCTTGCAGAGTCGGAGAAGTTGAAGAAGACGGTGGCGGCCAAGAGCAGGCTCTTTCGCCGAAAGAGGGCGGAATGGCAAGGGGAGTATGATAAAATGGCTGAAAAGCGGGATCGAGCGGTTGCTCAGAGAAAGGCACAGAAGAAGCGAGCCGACGCAGCTGAGGAGGAGCTTTCCGTCGCTCGCTCTACTATCGAAGCTCTGGAGCTACGAAAagccaatctcatggaggaaATGGGAGTCAAGGCCACATAG